The following nucleotide sequence is from Peribacillus sp. ACCC06369.
GAGCAGGAATCATGATTGGTTCGTTCATCGGTGGTCCACCGCTGACATCATATGGTGAAAATATTGGGGTCCTTACGATGACAAAGGCATTTAGTGTGTATATCATCGGAGGGGCAGCGTTAACTGCGATCATCTTTGGCTTTAACGGTAAGATATCAGCAGTCATCAGCTCGATACCTACAGCTGTAATGGGCGGCATTTCCATCTTACTCTTCGGTATCATCGCATCAAGTGGATTAAGGATGCTGATTGATAATAAGGTTGATTTTGACAAGAAAAGAAACCTGATGATAGCTTCAGTCATCCTGGTGTTAGGAATCGGGGGAGCGTTCGTACAACTATCGGACACGGTATCGCTTTCCGGAATGGCACTTTCAGCCATCGTCGGAATCCTTCTTAACTTGATTCTTCCTGACAGGGAAAAAATATCAGGAGACATCTTTGAAAAATAAGTGAAACTGCATTAAACAATAGATCACCTTTTAAAAGAAGTCCAGAGAGGCTTAAAAGGGTGTTGCTGTAAAGATGAATGAGAACGGGATAGGTTGTTATAACCATTCCGTGACCTCACGCTTCTTTATGACCTACACCCTGTCCTTAATGGCGGGGTGTTTTTTTATGCCCCGCATCACAAATGTGAAAGGAGCAGGATCGATGAAAAAATTATTGACGATGAATGAATTGACTATACCTGAAATTGAAAGAATTCTAGACGAGGCTGAGGGATTTGCCAATGGCTCGGGATGGAATCCTAAACAGCAGACCACAGTTGCCAATCTCTTCTTTGAACCAAGCACACGTACAAAATCAAGCTTTGAAATGGCTGAAAGAAAACTGGGCCTTGAGGTCATTCCTTTTGATGCGGGTACATCATCCGTGTTAAAAGGCGAAACCTTATATGACACTGTTAAAACGTTAGAAGCGATAGGCATCAATGCCTTGATCATCCGTCATGAGCAGGATAATTATTTTGACGAATTGAAAGGGAGGATAAGGATCCCGATAATCAATGCAGGGGATGGATGCGGGAATCATCCAACCCAGTCATTACTGGACTTATTGACGATAAAACAAGAGTTTAAAAGTTTCGAAGGTCTGAAAATTGCGATAATCGGGGATGTCAGGCATAGTCGGGTTGCGAAATCGAATGCAGAAGCATTAACTCGATTAGGAGCGAATGTCGTATTTTCAGGTCCGCCTGAATGGTTTGACAGAACAAACAGTTTAGGAAGGTATGAAGACATCGATCAAGCGGTAGCTACTTCGGATGTGGTCATGCTGCTCAGAATCCAGCATGAAAGGCATAATGAAAAATACGATCAGGCAAACGGAAATTATCTCGAAAGTTTCGGCCTGACCAAACAACGTGAAAAAAATATGAAACCGGATGCGATCATCATGCATCCTGCACCAATAAACCGCGGTGTTGAAATAGACAGTGATTTAGTCGAATGCAGCCGCTCAAGAATTTTCAAACAAATGGAAAATGGCGTGTTCATCAGAATGGCCGTATTAAAAAATGTGCTTGAACAATCTGAAGGGGGAATCATCCATGAAAACCGTAATCAAAAATGGAGTATTGCTAGATAATCAAAACTCATTCAAAAAAGCGGACATCGAAATAGAAGGAAAGGTCATCACAAAAATCGGCGAGAACCTGGCTACGGAAAATTGTAAGGTAGTTGACGCTGAAGGGTTACTCATTACATCGGGATTTATTGACCTGCATGTCCATTTACGCGAACCGGGCGGTGAACACAAGGAAACAATCGCAAGTGGAACGCTTGCAGCGGCAAGAGGCGGTTTCACTACTGTAGCGGCGATGCCTAATACTCGGCCCGTTCCTGATACAGTGGAAAACCTTGAAGCGCTTAACCGGAAAATTGAAGAAACGGCGCATGTCCGGGTACTCCCTTATGCATCCATAACGATTAGGGAAGCTGGCAAGGAATTGACCGACTTTTCTTCATTAAAACAAACGGGTGCTTTCGCCTTTACGGACGATGGCGTAGGAATTCAAGAAGCTGGGATGATGCTGGAGGCCATGAAGCGGGCAGCCGCTCAGGATATGGCCATAGTTGCTCATTGTGAAGATAATAGCTTAATCAATAAAGGCTCCGTCCATGAAGGAAGATTCTCAAAGGAACAGGGGATCAATGGAATTCCGTCGGTATGTGAAGCTGTACATATTGCCCGGGATATCCTCCTTGCGGAAGCGGCGGATTGCCATTATCACGTTTGTCATATATCCACGAAGGAATCGGTTAGAACGGTAAGGGATGCCAAACGCGCCGGTATCCGGGTCACAGCCGAAGTTACACCGCATCACTTATTATTGTGTGAAGATGATATACCGGGACTTGATACGAATTATAAAATGAACCCGCCTTTAAGGGGCCGTGAAGATCGGGACGCGTTGATAGAAGGACTGCTTGACGGAACCATCGATTTTATAGCAACAGACCATGCCCCGCATGCGGCTGAGGAAAAGGCGCAGGGAATGCAGCTAGCACCTTTCGGAATAGTAGGATTGGAAACGGCCTTCCCGCTGCTTTATACCGAATTGGTCAAAAAGGGCGTCTTAACATTAAAGCAATTAGTCGATTTCCTGACAATCAAACCGTCTGAATGTTTCTCCCTTCCATATGGAGAGCTTAAAGAAGGTGCTACTGCCGATATCGTGCTCATCGATTTGGAAACGGAAAAAGAAATCAATAATGAAGAGTTTGCTTCAAAAGGGAAAAATACACCTTTTAATGAAAAGAAATGTTATGGCTGGCCAGTCATGACGATTGCAGAAGGAAAAACAGCTTGGGAAAAAGGACGTGTTCAAGGATGAAAAGACAGCTTATTTTAGAAGATGGAACGGTTTTCCTTGGGGAAGCATTCGGAGGGGACGTAGAAAAAATAGGTGAAGTCGTTTTTAACACAGGAATGACAGGATACCAGGAGATTCTATCCGATCCATCTTATTGCGGTCAAATCGTTACACTTACGTATCCATTGATCGGGAACTACGGGATAAACCGGGATGACTTTGAATCCATCAATCCAGCGATAGCAGGATTCGTTGTTAAGGAAACAGCAGAACTTCCTTCTAACTGGCGAAGCCAAACATCCCTAGATGAATATCTGAAAATGAAGAACATACCTGGAATAAGCGGAATCGATACGAGAAAGCTGACAAGGATCATCAGGAAATCAGGTGCACTTAAAGGAGCGCTCTGCAATATCAATAAAGATGCAAAAGAGGTTGTTTCCCAGTTGAAAGCAACGGTGATTCCTTCTAATCAAGTGAAACAGGTTTCAACAAAATCACCTTATTCTAGCCCGGGCAGAGGCCCGCGGGTAGTTCTTGTAGACTATGGCATGAAGCATGGGATTTTACGTGAGTTGACGAAGCGCGGCTGTGATGTCGTGGTTGTGCCTTATAACGTCACTGCCGAGGAAGTGATGCAATATCATCCAGATGGTGTGATGCTTTCAAACGGTCCTGGGGATCCGAAAAGTGTTCATGAGACACTTGAAATGATCCGTACAATCCAAACGCAAGTGCCATTATTTGGAATCTGTTTAGGACATCAATTATTCGCACTTGCAAACGGGGCGGATACGGAAAAATTAAAATTCGGCCATCGAGGTTCAAATCATCCGGTTAAAGACCTTCGCACCGGGAAGATATCCATCACATCTCAAAATCATGGATATACAGTAGAAGAGTTTTCAATTGAAAAGACTGATCTTATTGTGACACATACAGCATTGAATGACGATACGATTGAAGGACTGCGCCATAAAAAATATCCAGCTTTCACCGTACAATATCACCCGGAAGCATCACCAGGGCCGGAAGACGCAAACTACTTATTCAATGAATTCTTACAAATGATTGAAGCTGCAAACACCAAGGGGGAAAAAACATGCCAAAACGCACTGATATAAAAAGCATCCTAGTAATTGGTTCCGGTCCGATCGTCATCGGACAGGCCGCCGAGTTCGATTATGCAGGAACCCAAGCATGTATAGCCTTAAAAGAAGAAGGTTATCGAGTGATCCTGATCAACTCCAACCCTGCCACAATCATGACTGACAGTGAAATGGCTGATGCGGTCTATATCGAACCGATCACATTGGAATTTGTCAGCAAAATCATTCGTAAAGAGCGCCCGGATGCACTGTTACCTACCTTGGGCGGACAGACTGGCCTGAACATGGCTGTCGAACTTGCCGAAGCGGGAATTCTTGAAGAATGCAATGTACAGATCCTTGGGACGAAACTTTCCGCCATCCAACAAGCGGAAGATCGTGACCTGTTCCGTACCCTCATGAACGATCTTGGAGAACCAGTACCAGACAGCGACATCATTCATAACTTGGAAGAGGCTTATACATTCGTGGAACGAGTCGGCTATCCGGTCATTGTTCGTCCTGCCTTCACGCTTGGCGGAACAGGCGGTGGGATTTGTGATGACGAAGAGCAACTGATTGAGATTGTTGAGGGTGGCCTGAAAAGCAGTCCAGTTCACCAATGTCTGCTAGAGAAGAGCATTGCCGGGTTCAAAGAAGTTGAATATGAAGTGATGCGTGATTCCAATGATAATGCAATAGTTGTATGTAATATGGAAAACTTCGACCCTGTCGGTGTCCATACTGGCGATTCGATAGTTGCCGCACCTAGCCAAACTTTAAGTGACAGAGAATATCAAATGCTCAGAAATACGTCTTTGAAGATTATCCGTGCCTTGAAAATTGAAGGTGGATGCAATGTTCAGCTTGCGCTAGATCCAAACAGCTATCAATATTATGTCATTGAAGTGAACCCAAGGGTCAGCCGTTCGTCGGCACTTGCTTCAAAAGCAACAGGTTATCCAATTGCAAAGCTTGCAGCAAAGATAGCAGTTGGTTTGACGCTTGATGAAATGATGAACCCGGTCACAGGTAAAACCTATGCGAGCTTTGAACCGGCCCTGGACTATGTCGTTACAAAGATTCCGCGCTGGCCTTTTGATAAGTTCGAAAGCGCCAACCGCAGGCTCGGGACACAAATGAAAGCGACCGGAGAAGTCATGGCAATCGGCCGTACATTCGAAGAATCCATCTTAAAAGCTGTTCGTTCCCTTGAAGCGGGTATATACCATCTTGAATTGAATGACGAGTTTGAGGATGAAAAAATAGAGAAACGGATCCGAAAAGCTGGAGATGAACGGTTATTCTATATCGGCGAAGCATTAAGAAGAGGGAAGACGATCGAAACCATTCACGAATGGAGCGAGATCGATTTATTCTTCTTGCATAAGTTGAAAAAGATAATCGACTTTGAAAAGGAACTTAAAGAACATTCCTTTGATAGTGAAGTATTGCAAAAGGCTAAAGAACTAGGGTTTTCTGACAAAACGATTGCAGAAATCTGGGAAGTTCCCGAAATTGACGTCTATGAGTACCGGAAAAAGCAAGGGATCATCCCTGTTTACAAAATGGTCGATACATGTGCTGCCGAGTTCGAATCGGAAACACCGTATTTTTATGGAACTTACGAAGATGAAAATGAATCCATCGTTACTGACAAGAAAAGTGTCATTGTTCTGGGGTCTGGCCCAATTCGGATAGGGCAAGGAGTAGAGTTTGATTATGCGACCGTACATTCGGTATGGGCAATTAAAGAAGCGGGATATGAAGCGATCATCATTAACAACAATCCCGAAACAGTTTCAACGGACTTCAGT
It contains:
- a CDS encoding dihydroorotase; translated protein: MKTVIKNGVLLDNQNSFKKADIEIEGKVITKIGENLATENCKVVDAEGLLITSGFIDLHVHLREPGGEHKETIASGTLAAARGGFTTVAAMPNTRPVPDTVENLEALNRKIEETAHVRVLPYASITIREAGKELTDFSSLKQTGAFAFTDDGVGIQEAGMMLEAMKRAAAQDMAIVAHCEDNSLINKGSVHEGRFSKEQGINGIPSVCEAVHIARDILLAEAADCHYHVCHISTKESVRTVRDAKRAGIRVTAEVTPHHLLLCEDDIPGLDTNYKMNPPLRGREDRDALIEGLLDGTIDFIATDHAPHAAEEKAQGMQLAPFGIVGLETAFPLLYTELVKKGVLTLKQLVDFLTIKPSECFSLPYGELKEGATADIVLIDLETEKEINNEEFASKGKNTPFNEKKCYGWPVMTIAEGKTAWEKGRVQG
- the carB gene encoding carbamoyl-phosphate synthase large subunit, producing the protein MPKRTDIKSILVIGSGPIVIGQAAEFDYAGTQACIALKEEGYRVILINSNPATIMTDSEMADAVYIEPITLEFVSKIIRKERPDALLPTLGGQTGLNMAVELAEAGILEECNVQILGTKLSAIQQAEDRDLFRTLMNDLGEPVPDSDIIHNLEEAYTFVERVGYPVIVRPAFTLGGTGGGICDDEEQLIEIVEGGLKSSPVHQCLLEKSIAGFKEVEYEVMRDSNDNAIVVCNMENFDPVGVHTGDSIVAAPSQTLSDREYQMLRNTSLKIIRALKIEGGCNVQLALDPNSYQYYVIEVNPRVSRSSALASKATGYPIAKLAAKIAVGLTLDEMMNPVTGKTYASFEPALDYVVTKIPRWPFDKFESANRRLGTQMKATGEVMAIGRTFEESILKAVRSLEAGIYHLELNDEFEDEKIEKRIRKAGDERLFYIGEALRRGKTIETIHEWSEIDLFFLHKLKKIIDFEKELKEHSFDSEVLQKAKELGFSDKTIAEIWEVPEIDVYEYRKKQGIIPVYKMVDTCAAEFESETPYFYGTYEDENESIVTDKKSVIVLGSGPIRIGQGVEFDYATVHSVWAIKEAGYEAIIINNNPETVSTDFSISDKLYFEPLTLEDVMHVIDLEKPEGVIVQFGGQTAINLADGLVERGVKILGTSLEDLDRAENRNKFEKALKDLGIPQPKGKTATSVDEAIVIAEDIGYPVLVRPSYVLGGRAMEIVYKQEELLHYMKNAVKINPDHPVLIDRYLTGKEVEVDGISDGETVVIPGIMEHIERAGVHSGDSIAVYPPQNLTEKQKEVIIDYTTRLAKGLNIIGLLNIQYVISNEEVYVIEVNPRSSRTVPFLSKITNVPMANLATKVILGHSLESQGYQSGLVPEQSGVYVKVPVFSFAKLRGVDISLGPEMKSTGEVMGKDSTLEKALYKGLVASGFKIEGHGSVLLTISDKDKQEALLLARRFHNIGFKLIATSGTAALLEQSGIPTAIVGKIGEEGTNLLDVIRNGDAQFVINTLTKGKQPERDGFRIRRESVENGVTCLTSLDTAEAILRVIESMTFSAEAMGKTEISREVSYI
- a CDS encoding carbamoyl phosphate synthase small subunit, coding for MKRQLILEDGTVFLGEAFGGDVEKIGEVVFNTGMTGYQEILSDPSYCGQIVTLTYPLIGNYGINRDDFESINPAIAGFVVKETAELPSNWRSQTSLDEYLKMKNIPGISGIDTRKLTRIIRKSGALKGALCNINKDAKEVVSQLKATVIPSNQVKQVSTKSPYSSPGRGPRVVLVDYGMKHGILRELTKRGCDVVVVPYNVTAEEVMQYHPDGVMLSNGPGDPKSVHETLEMIRTIQTQVPLFGICLGHQLFALANGADTEKLKFGHRGSNHPVKDLRTGKISITSQNHGYTVEEFSIEKTDLIVTHTALNDDTIEGLRHKKYPAFTVQYHPEASPGPEDANYLFNEFLQMIEAANTKGEKTCQNALI
- a CDS encoding aspartate carbamoyltransferase catalytic subunit — encoded protein: MKKLLTMNELTIPEIERILDEAEGFANGSGWNPKQQTTVANLFFEPSTRTKSSFEMAERKLGLEVIPFDAGTSSVLKGETLYDTVKTLEAIGINALIIRHEQDNYFDELKGRIRIPIINAGDGCGNHPTQSLLDLLTIKQEFKSFEGLKIAIIGDVRHSRVAKSNAEALTRLGANVVFSGPPEWFDRTNSLGRYEDIDQAVATSDVVMLLRIQHERHNEKYDQANGNYLESFGLTKQREKNMKPDAIIMHPAPINRGVEIDSDLVECSRSRIFKQMENGVFIRMAVLKNVLEQSEGGIIHENRNQKWSIAR